In Phycisphaerales bacterium AB-hyl4, the genomic window CGATCGCGTCGGCGAACTCGGCTTCGCAACAGGCGGCGACGGCGGTTGTGCCGCAGCTTGAGATACCGGCCCTGTACGAGCCGCAAGTGGAAGAAAAGGAAGAGGTTGCGCCGTCGTACGATGGTCCGACCTTTGACGGCCGACCGTTGCGGCCCGCTGGGAAAATGGACATGACCGTCACCGCGTACAGCCCGGACGAGCAGTCCTGCGGCGTGTGGGCCGACGGCTGGACCGCCTCCGGCTACAGCGTCTGGACCAATGGGATGAAGCTCGTCGCGGCTGACATCTCCATCCTCCCATTCGGCAGTATCGTCAGCATCCCTGGCTACAACAACGGTGAGCCCGTTGAGGTGCTCGACGTCGGCGGGGCGATCAAGGGCAACCGCCTGGATGTGCTTTATCCGACCCACGAACGGGCCCTGCAATGGGGCGTGCAGCGACTCAAAATTACGGTCTGGGAATATGCGGACTGATCGGCGAAGGTCTGCCGGAGAGCGTGGCCGATGTTTTATACGACACGCAACCTGGCCGTTTTGGTGTAAGTCTATTATAATCAGCCGTTAACAATCGACTCATTGACGGATTGGCTCATTTATGCTAGTGTGATGGGCTATGCCTTCCTCGTCAGCACCCACCCCGAAAAAGAAAAGTACCCGGCGATCGCAGGTCTCCAAAAAGGCCGCGCCGAGCCGGCCCCGGAGCAGCAAGCCGTTGAAAACCGCTACCCGTGGGCGATCCGACGCCGCCGCGTCGATCACCAACTACACCACCGCTTTGCGCTGGCTTTATGAGCATGTTGACCATGAACGACTGCGGATCGTCCGCTACAACGAGCGGACGTTCAACCTCAGTCGCATGCGTAAGTTACTGGAACTGATCGGCAACCCACACGAGCAGCTTCGCTGTGTGCAGGTCGCGGGCACGAAGGGCAAGGGGTCGACCTGCTCGATGCTTGCCCGCATGCTGCAGGAGGCCGGCTACGGCGTCGGGCTGTACACAAGCCCGCACCTGGTTGACCTGCGTGAACGCATCACCGTCAACGGTCAGATGATCGCGTACAACGATGCGGCCGAGGCGTTCAAGCTGATCGCTTCGGTGGAGGATAAGTTCGGCGAAGAGCCGCCGACGTTCTTCGAAATCATGACCGCTGCGGCGTTGAAGCACTTCGCGGATCAGGCGGTGGACGTCGCGGTGCTGGAGACCGGCCTGGGCGGTCGACTGGACTGCACGACGGTGGTCGACCCGTTGGTTACCGGCATCACGCGCATCAGCCTCGATCACACGAACATCCTCGGCAACAAGCTGGAGGAAATCGCTCGGGAGAAGGCTGGCATTTTCAAAAAGGACGTGCCCGCGGTCAGTGTGGAGCAGACGCCGGAGGTTGAGGCGGTGCTGCGCGAAGTGGCCGAGGAAGTGGGTACGACGGTGGAGTTCACCGGCAACGAGATCGACTTCAGCTACCGTTTCGAAGCCAACCGCGAGTTGGGGCCGCACACGCGTGTCTGCGTGACGACTTCGACAAGCAAGTTCGAGCACCTGCCCGTGCCGTTGCGTGGTGAGCATCAGGCGCACAACTGCGGCCTCGCGCTGGCGATGCTCGACAAACTCAAGGGCCACGAGTTCAGCCTGCCGGAAGAAAAGATCATCGTCGGTCTGGCGAGCACCGAACTGCACGGCCGTATGGAGCAGGTCTGGACTGAACCGCGCATCATCATTGACGGAGCACACAACGCCGCGTCGATCACCGCTTTGATCCGTGCGCTGGGCGCTCACATCAGCTACGACTCGCTGGTGATGATCTTCGGCTGTGGGCAGGACAAAGACGTTGAAGGCATGCTTCAGCAGATCGCGCTGGGGGCGGACAAGGTGATTTTCACGCGAGCGAAATCGAATCCGCGAGCGGTCGAGCCTGGCGAGCTGATGACCAAGTTCAACGAGGTGTCAGGCAAGATGGCGCAGACCGCGCCGAACCTGCCGGACGCGATTCGGCTGGCAGCTCGGGCAGTCAGCCGAGAGGATCTGATTGTGATCTGCGGTAGCTTCTACATCGCGGGCGAGGCGCGGAAGTATTGCCTCGACGCCCAGTCGAAGCGACAGCGGCGATGAGCGGTTGAATTGGCGTCCTGGTGGTGAGTCCGTCTGGGTTTACCCAATTGGTAAAATTAAGCAGCTACGATGCAACCCCGACGCTAGCAGGCGTCGGGGTTGTTTCATGTTCGGGTTGAGGCGTTATGATCGGAGGGGGCGTTGGTGTCTGTGGTGTCATTTTCAGCAAGGGATTGGTCATGGAATTTGAATATCGCTACCTCGGCCGAACCGGCATTCGCGTGAGTCCGCTTTGCCTGGGCACGATGATGTTTGGTGGCAAGACGTCGCCGGAGGACAGCTACGCGATCATCAACCGTGCGATTGATGAGGGCATCAACTTTATTGACACTGCCAACGTCTATGTCAACGGCCGCAGTGAAGAGGTCACGGGCGAAGCGCTAAAGCGCAACGGTCATCGTGACTGGATCGTGCTCGCTACGAAATGTCACGGCAACATGCACAAGGTTCCCAGCAAGGGCGACGATGTCGACGAGACGCAGAAGCTTCGCGCCCGGCTGAACCCGAACCGTTGGGGCAACTCGCGCAGGCAGATTATCGAGCAGTGTGACGCGTCGTTGAAGCGATTGCAGACCGACTGGATCGACCTGTACCAGATCCATCGGCCGCATCCGGATTGTGCGATCGACGAAACGCTGCGCGCCATGGATGACCTCGTGCGAGCGGGCAAGGTTCGATACATCGGCTGTTCGACGTTCGCGGCGTGGCAGGTGGTTGAGTCGCTATGGGCGGCGGATCGTCATCAATTGAATCGCTTTGTGACCGAGCAGCCGCCTTATCACCTGTTGGACCGACGCATCGAGCGAGAGCTGATCCCGGTGGCGCAGACGTATGGCTTGGGGTTGATTCCCTGGTCGCCGCTGGCGGGCGGGTTCCTTACGGGCAAATACAAACGTGGCGTCGATGCGCCGGCCGATACGCGCTACGGCAGCGGGCATGGGCGGTCCGATTCGTTGCTGGGTGTGGATCGCGCGTTTGATGTGGTTGAGGTGCTGGAGCAACTCGCGAAGGCGAAGGGGTGCACAGTGAGCCAGCTTGGGCTGGCGTGGTGCATGCATCAGCCGGGCGTGACGAGTCCGGTCGCCGGGCCGCGCACAATGGAGCAGTTGGAAGATAACCTTGGCGCGTTGAGCGTCGAGGTGACGGACGCGGATCGTCAGAAGCTTGATGAAGTGTCGCCGCCTGGCAGCGTGATCGTGCCTTTTTATGAGGCGCAGTTCGGGCCGAGCGTGCATCGATTTTAGCCAGAGCGAGGGGCTGGGAGGGGCTGTTGGCGGTGGCGCCATGATGCGTTTGGCATTCGCGACGCTTTTCTCTACCCTTTGCTCTTCGTAATAACCGCAAACAGGAGCGTACGACCATGGGTCTACTTGAGGGTAAAAAGGGCATCGTCTTCGGCATCGCCAACGACCGCAGCTATGCGTGGTACATCACCAAGTGCCTTGTCGAGCAAGGGGCGGAGTGTGCGTTTACGCACCTGCCGGACGAGAAGGGCAAGATGGAGCGGCGCTGCCGAATGGCGGTGAAAGAGCTTGGCGTGGAAGACCCGTGGCTTACGCCGTGTGATGTGAGCAAGGACGAGGACCTTGACGCAGTGTTCGCGAAGCTCAAAAGCGACTTTGGCAAGATCGACTTCATCGTGCACAGCGTCGCGTATGCTGACCGGCAGTTTCTCCAGATTGGCAACTTTCACAAGACGTCGCGCGAGGCGTGGACGCAGGCGCTGGACATCAGCGCCTACTCGCTGCTGGCGATGGGCCAACGAGCTGTCGATGTGATGCCCGACGGCGGGGCGATCATCAGCATGACCTACTACGGCGGCGAAAAGGTCATCCCCGGCTACAACATCATGGGCGTCGCCAAGGCCGCTCTGGAACACACCACCCGCTACCTCGCGGCCGACCTGGGCGAAAAGAACATTCGCGTGAATACGATCTCCGGCGGCCCGCTGCGCACACTCGCGGCATCGGCGGTCGGCGGCATCTCGGAAATGTTTGAGCACCAGGAACGCAAGGCCTCGATGAAACGCAATATCACCGGCGACGAGGTGGGCAATACGGCGGTCTATCTGCTGAGCGACCTAAGCTCCGGAGTGACCGGCGAGACGATCCACGTCGATGCAGGCTTCAGCATCGTGGGGCTGTAAAGAGATCTGGTCTTCTGCGAGGCTCGATGGATACACGAACCATGAATACCGTACGATTTGCAATTCTGGGTTCGGGCAGCATTGCTCGGCAGCATGCCAACGCGATCGCGGCGGCGCCTTCCGCGGAACTGGTCGGTGTGTGGAACCGTTCACGCGAAGGCGCGGTGGCGATGGGTGAGGAATTCGGCGTGCCCGGGACGGCCGACCTGCAGGAGATCCTCAGTCGAGCCGATGTCGATGCGGTGACGGTTGCGACGCCCAGCGGCGCACATCTGGACGTGATCGAGCCCGCGGCGGCGGCGGGCAAGCATGTGCTCTGCGAGAAGCCGTTGGAGGTGACGACGGACCGGGTCCGCAAGGTAATTGAAGTGTGCCGCAAGCATGACGTGCTGCTGGCCGGCGTCTTTCAGTCACGGCTTAGCCGAAACGCGCATCGCATCCGTGAGGCGATGCAAAGCGGTCGCTTCGGCAGGCTGGTGCTGGCGAGCATGCAGCTGCGGTGGTATCGAGATCAGGCCTACTACGACAGCAGTGACTGGCGCGGTACGTGGTCGCTCGACGGCGGCGGGGCGCTGATGAACCAGGGCATTCACTTCGTTGATCTGCTTTGCTATCTCGTCGGTGATCCGGACGAGGTGCAGGCCTACGCTGCGACGCGAGCGCATGCTTCAATTGAAGTTGAAGACACGATCGCTGCCACGCTTCATTTCCCCGGTGGAGGCCTGGGCACGATTGAAGCGAGCACCGCGTGTGCGCCGGGCTTTCCCCGTCGGCTGGAGATCTCCGGCGAGCATGGCACTGCTTTGCTGGAAGACGATCGCCTGATCTGCTGGAAGTTTGCCGACGAACAGCCTGAAGATGAGCAGATCCGCGCTGAGGGGTTGGCGGGCGATCAGATGAAAGGCGGGACTTCGGACCCCACTGCGATTGACTGCGAGGGGCACCGCCGACTGATCGAAGACCTGGCTTGCGCGATCCGCGAGAAGCGTGAGCCGATCATCCCGGGCGAGGAAGCACAGCGAGCGGTTCGTGTGATCGAGGCAATCTACCAGGCAGTGCGGGAACGTCGGTCGGTTCAGGTTGCGAAGTGAGATCGGCTCCGCCTAACTGGCATACACACGCATGATCGCCCGCGATCAGCCGTCGCTTGTGGGCGAAGGCGGGCGAGCCTGCCTGATGCCTTTGGCGAAGGCCGCTAACTCTGCCATGGAGTTGGCCGAGTGTACGTCTGGCATGGTTGATCGCGGCGCACGCCAGGCTCGGCCGCCAACCACGAGCACGC contains:
- a CDS encoding 3D domain-containing protein produces the protein MPGIFLIGSVTVLGMSALAWGLWAAEDRVGSPGLMSIESRPIASANSASQQAATAVVPQLEIPALYEPQVEEKEEVAPSYDGPTFDGRPLRPAGKMDMTVTAYSPDEQSCGVWADGWTASGYSVWTNGMKLVAADISILPFGSIVSIPGYNNGEPVEVLDVGGAIKGNRLDVLYPTHERALQWGVQRLKITVWEYAD
- a CDS encoding folylpolyglutamate synthase/dihydrofolate synthase family protein, with product MKTATRGRSDAAASITNYTTALRWLYEHVDHERLRIVRYNERTFNLSRMRKLLELIGNPHEQLRCVQVAGTKGKGSTCSMLARMLQEAGYGVGLYTSPHLVDLRERITVNGQMIAYNDAAEAFKLIASVEDKFGEEPPTFFEIMTAAALKHFADQAVDVAVLETGLGGRLDCTTVVDPLVTGITRISLDHTNILGNKLEEIAREKAGIFKKDVPAVSVEQTPEVEAVLREVAEEVGTTVEFTGNEIDFSYRFEANRELGPHTRVCVTTSTSKFEHLPVPLRGEHQAHNCGLALAMLDKLKGHEFSLPEEKIIVGLASTELHGRMEQVWTEPRIIIDGAHNAASITALIRALGAHISYDSLVMIFGCGQDKDVEGMLQQIALGADKVIFTRAKSNPRAVEPGELMTKFNEVSGKMAQTAPNLPDAIRLAARAVSREDLIVICGSFYIAGEARKYCLDAQSKRQRR
- a CDS encoding aldo/keto reductase, encoding MEFEYRYLGRTGIRVSPLCLGTMMFGGKTSPEDSYAIINRAIDEGINFIDTANVYVNGRSEEVTGEALKRNGHRDWIVLATKCHGNMHKVPSKGDDVDETQKLRARLNPNRWGNSRRQIIEQCDASLKRLQTDWIDLYQIHRPHPDCAIDETLRAMDDLVRAGKVRYIGCSTFAAWQVVESLWAADRHQLNRFVTEQPPYHLLDRRIERELIPVAQTYGLGLIPWSPLAGGFLTGKYKRGVDAPADTRYGSGHGRSDSLLGVDRAFDVVEVLEQLAKAKGCTVSQLGLAWCMHQPGVTSPVAGPRTMEQLEDNLGALSVEVTDADRQKLDEVSPPGSVIVPFYEAQFGPSVHRF
- a CDS encoding enoyl-ACP reductase; the protein is MGLLEGKKGIVFGIANDRSYAWYITKCLVEQGAECAFTHLPDEKGKMERRCRMAVKELGVEDPWLTPCDVSKDEDLDAVFAKLKSDFGKIDFIVHSVAYADRQFLQIGNFHKTSREAWTQALDISAYSLLAMGQRAVDVMPDGGAIISMTYYGGEKVIPGYNIMGVAKAALEHTTRYLAADLGEKNIRVNTISGGPLRTLAASAVGGISEMFEHQERKASMKRNITGDEVGNTAVYLLSDLSSGVTGETIHVDAGFSIVGL
- a CDS encoding Gfo/Idh/MocA family protein; this translates as MNTVRFAILGSGSIARQHANAIAAAPSAELVGVWNRSREGAVAMGEEFGVPGTADLQEILSRADVDAVTVATPSGAHLDVIEPAAAAGKHVLCEKPLEVTTDRVRKVIEVCRKHDVLLAGVFQSRLSRNAHRIREAMQSGRFGRLVLASMQLRWYRDQAYYDSSDWRGTWSLDGGGALMNQGIHFVDLLCYLVGDPDEVQAYAATRAHASIEVEDTIAATLHFPGGGLGTIEASTACAPGFPRRLEISGEHGTALLEDDRLICWKFADEQPEDEQIRAEGLAGDQMKGGTSDPTAIDCEGHRRLIEDLACAIREKREPIIPGEEAQRAVRVIEAIYQAVRERRSVQVAK